In the genome of Nocardioides sp. NBC_00368, the window GAGTAGTGGCGCGACTGGTGCAGGTTGCCGCCGTGGAACCACAGCGCCTCCTGCTGGGTCGGCTTCCACATGTTGCGCTGCTCGCCCTCCCACGGGCCGGGGTCCTTGGTGGTGTCGGAGCCCAGGCCCCAGCACTTGCCGACGCGATCGGCGACCTCCTGGCTGATCAGGTCGGCGGCCCAGCCGTTCATGGAGCCGTAGCCGGTGGCGTACACGACCAGGTCGGCGGGGAGCTCGGTGCCGTCCTCGAGGACGACGGACGTCGCGGTCAGGTGGGAGACCTGGCCCTGCGCGAGCTTGACCAACCCGTCGGCGACCAGCTCGGCCGAGCCCACGTCGATGTAGTAGCCCGAGCCGCGGCGCAGGTACTTCATGAACAGCCCCGAGCCGTCGTCGCCCCAGTCGTGCCGGAACCCGGCCTTCTCCAGGCGCGCGTAGAAGTCGGCGTCGCGCTCGGCCATCTGCTGATAGAGCGGGATCTGGAACTCGTGCATGATCCGGTAGGGGAGCGAGGCGAAGACCAGGTCGGCCTTCTCCGTGGTCATCCCGGAGGCGACCGCGCGCTCGGAGTAGAGGTCGCCCAGCCCGATGTCCATCAGGGTGTCGCTCTTCACGATGTGGGTCGAGGACCGCTGCACCATCGTCACGTCGGCGCCGTGCTCGAACAGTGCCCCGCAGATGTCGAAGGCGGAGTTGTTCGACCCGATCACGACGACCCGCTTGCCCTCGTACGCATCCGGGCCCGGGTGCTGGGAGGAGTGGTGCTGCTCGCCCTGGAAGATGTCCATGCCCGGCAGGTCGGGGATGTTCGGCTTGCCGGACATCCCGGTGGCCAGGATGAGCTGCTTCGGGTGCAGGGTGATCTCCTCCCCGCCACGCTCGACGGTGACCGTCCACTCCCCGTCCTCCTCCGAGTAGGAGGCGCTGGTGGCCGTGGTCGAGGACCAGTACGGCACCTCCATCACCTTGACGTAGGACTCCAGCCAGTCGCCGATCTTGTCCTTGGGTGCGAAGACCGGCCAGTTGTCGGGGAACTTCAGATAGGGCAGGTGGTCGTACCAGACCGGGTCGTGCAGGCACAGCGACTTGTAGCGGCCGCGCCACTGGTCACCGGGCCGCTCGTAGCGGTCGATGACGAGCGACGGCACGCCGAGCTGACGCAGCCGCGCGCCGAGCGCGATCCCGCCCTGGCCGCCACCGATGACGACCGCGTACGGCTGCTCGGTCAGGCCCAGCGTCTCCGCCTCGACCTGCCGCTTCTCGGCCCAGGTGACCCGGTCGCGGTTGACGCCGTGCTCGGCACCCTTCGGGCGACGTTCGCCGCGGGGCTCCTCGTGGCCCTTGAGCTCGTAGAGCGTGGTCAGGAAGGTCCACGCCTTGGGGCGGTCACCGTCGACCTTGAGCCGCAGCAGCCCGCGGCCACGTCCGATCGCCGTCTCGAAGGTGAACCACGCCGTGGTCACACCGTCCGCGGTCGCCTCCGGCTCCTCGAGCGCGAAGCCGGAGGGGTCGACACGTTCCAGCGTGGCCGAGAGCAGGTCGGCGACCCCGGTCGGGTCCTCGACGGTGGTGATGTTCCAGGAGAAGGCGACCAGGTCGCGCCAGAAGCTCTTGGTGGCGAACAGGCCCGCGGCCCGCGGGATGTCGCGTTCCTTCAGAGCCGCCTCGAAGTCGGCGAGCCAGGTCTGCGCCGGGCCGCTCTGCACGGCCGCGGTAGGGGGTTCGAGTGTCTGCGTCATGCCTCCAGCACACCGCCACGCGGGCGCGGGAGAAAGGGTTGCAACGGATTGCATGTGGCGCGGGTCACAGCGAGCACCTACCCTCGGAGTCGGAGGTGGACGCCAGATGACAGCGACCGGAGCAGTGCCGGCGGGAGCAGACCTGCCGCGCCTCGCCCGCGACCTCGTACGCGTCCACGACGCCGTCCTGTCCGGCGGTCGCCCGCCCAGCACGCCCCGGATCCTGGTCGAGCGCTCCTGGCGCCGGGTGATGAGCATGGGCCTGGAGCCCGGCAGCAGCAACGGCAGACGTACGCCGTCGGCCGCCGAGTGCGCGGCCAGGAGAGCGCGCTCGCCGCTGGCGACGGTGATCGGCGACCTGCGCGCGGTGCTGACCTCGGCGGCGGACGCCGCGACGTACCTGATGGTGGTCACCGACGCCGAGGGCGTGGTGCTGTGGCGCGAGGGCTCGGCGCGGGTGCTCAAGATCGCCGACCAGCTCGGCTTCGTCGAGGGCGCGCTGTGGACCGAGCGCGCGGTCGGCACCAACGCCATCGGCACCGCGCTGGCCGAGGCGGCACCGGTCGAGCTCTTCTCCGCGGAGCACTTCGAGCAGGCCCAGCATCCGTGGTACTGCACGGCCGCGCCGATCCACGACCCCCGCACCGGAGCACTGCTCGGTGTGGTCGACGTCAGCGGGCCCGCGCTGACCCTGCACCCGGCGATCGGTGCCCTGGTCGAGAGCGCGGTGCGCCTGGCCGAGATGAGCCTGTGGCGCCACCACCAGGAGTGGCTCGAGCGGCTGCGCCGAGAGACCGACCACGTCGTCTCCGCCGTCGAGGGCCCGCTGCTGGTCGTCGACGACGACGGCTGGGTCGCCCACCACGCCGGGATGGCCGCCCGCGACCGGATCGCGGCACCTCGGCAGGACAAGATGCTGACCGTCCCGGGCCTGGGCCTGTGCCTGCCCGAGCGGGTCGGCGAACGCGGCTGGCTGGTCCGGCCCACCTCCGCGGGCTCGGGAAGCCTGACCGCCCGGCTCGATCCCGACGGCACCCTCGAGGTCGTCTCCGAGTCGGGCAGCTGGCGCACGACGCTGACCCGCCGCCACGTCGAGATCCTCACCCTCGTCGACGCCGCCGGTCCCACGGGCCTCACCGCCCGCGGGCTCAGCGAGGCCGTCTTCGGCGACGCCGAGCACATCGTCACCGTGCGAGCGGAGGTCTCCCGGCTGCGCCGCTCGATCGGCGCGCTCGTCTCGACCAACCCCTACCGGTTGGCTGACGGGGTGACGCTCACCCGCGGCACGAATCCGCGGCATGAATAGGGGATGACCCCGAGCCGACCCTTGCCGATCAGCCCCAGGTCGTACGCCGGGATCAGCCCCCAGCCCGATGTGGGCTGACGCCTCGCGACGAGAGGCTCTGAGGCATGACACAGACCTCTGTTCCCACGATGACGGCCGCCGCCCGAGCGGTGGGCCTGACCAAGACCTATGGCAAGGGTGCCACCGAGGTGCACGCGCTGCGCGGGGTCGACCTCGAGATCCGCCGTGGTGCGTTCACCGCGATCATGGGCCCGAGCGGCTCGGGCAAGTCGACGCTGATGCACTGCCTGGCCGGGCTGGACCGCCCGACCTCGGGTGAGGTGGTGGTCGCGGGCCAGCCGCTGGAGAACCTCAACGACGACCAGCTGACCGTCTTCCGCCGGGAGAACGTCGGCTTCGTCTTCCAGGCGTTCAACCTGCTGCCGATGCTGACCGCCGGGCAGAACATCCAGCTGCCGCTGGAGCTGGCCGGCAAGCGGGTGACCGACGAGACGCGCGCGCGGGCGCAGATGATCGCGGACACCCTCGGCATCGGCAAGCGCCTGGGCCACAAGCCCTCCGAGCTCTCCGGCGGCCAGCAGCAGCGGGTGGCGATCGCCCGCGCGCTGGTCACCCAGCCCACGATCCTGTTCGCCGACGAGCCCACCGGAAACCTCGACTCCGAGACCTCGGCCGAGGTGCTCGACCATCTCCGCCGCAGCGTCCGCGAGCTCGGCCAGACCGTGGTCATGGTGACCCACGAGGCCTCCGCGGCTGCGTACGCCGACGAGATCGTCACCGTGAAGGACGGACACATCGAAGGGGTGACGCGCTGATGCGGACGGTGTTGTTCGCATCCCTGCGAACCTACGCCCGCCGATACGCCGCGGCCGTCGTGGCGGTCGTCGCCGCGGTCGCGCTGATCGTGGTCACCAACGCGCTGACCTCGGCGACGAAGTCAGGCCTCTTCGCGGGCATCGACGCGCCGTTCCGGAACGCGGTGGGCGCGGTCGACCTCCCCTCCGAGGAGGTCACCGAGAAGTACGTCGAGAAGGGCGGCTGGGCGCTGGCGATGTCGATGCAGCCGGTCCGCACCGACACGACCATGCTCGGCCAGGACATCATGGTCGGCGCGGTCTCCACCGAGAAGCGCTGGCAGTGGCAGGAGCTCGAGGAGGGCCGGTTCCCGACCCGTGCCGGCGAGGCCGTCG includes:
- a CDS encoding GAF domain-containing protein, whose amino-acid sequence is MTATGAVPAGADLPRLARDLVRVHDAVLSGGRPPSTPRILVERSWRRVMSMGLEPGSSNGRRTPSAAECAARRARSPLATVIGDLRAVLTSAADAATYLMVVTDAEGVVLWREGSARVLKIADQLGFVEGALWTERAVGTNAIGTALAEAAPVELFSAEHFEQAQHPWYCTAAPIHDPRTGALLGVVDVSGPALTLHPAIGALVESAVRLAEMSLWRHHQEWLERLRRETDHVVSAVEGPLLVVDDDGWVAHHAGMAARDRIAAPRQDKMLTVPGLGLCLPERVGERGWLVRPTSAGSGSLTARLDPDGTLEVVSESGSWRTTLTRRHVEILTLVDAAGPTGLTARGLSEAVFGDAEHIVTVRAEVSRLRRSIGALVSTNPYRLADGVTLTRGTNPRHE
- a CDS encoding ABC transporter ATP-binding protein, with translation MTQTSVPTMTAAARAVGLTKTYGKGATEVHALRGVDLEIRRGAFTAIMGPSGSGKSTLMHCLAGLDRPTSGEVVVAGQPLENLNDDQLTVFRRENVGFVFQAFNLLPMLTAGQNIQLPLELAGKRVTDETRARAQMIADTLGIGKRLGHKPSELSGGQQQRVAIARALVTQPTILFADEPTGNLDSETSAEVLDHLRRSVRELGQTVVMVTHEASAAAYADEIVTVKDGHIEGVTR
- a CDS encoding flavin-containing monooxygenase, whose protein sequence is MTQTLEPPTAAVQSGPAQTWLADFEAALKERDIPRAAGLFATKSFWRDLVAFSWNITTVEDPTGVADLLSATLERVDPSGFALEEPEATADGVTTAWFTFETAIGRGRGLLRLKVDGDRPKAWTFLTTLYELKGHEEPRGERRPKGAEHGVNRDRVTWAEKRQVEAETLGLTEQPYAVVIGGGQGGIALGARLRQLGVPSLVIDRYERPGDQWRGRYKSLCLHDPVWYDHLPYLKFPDNWPVFAPKDKIGDWLESYVKVMEVPYWSSTTATSASYSEEDGEWTVTVERGGEEITLHPKQLILATGMSGKPNIPDLPGMDIFQGEQHHSSQHPGPDAYEGKRVVVIGSNNSAFDICGALFEHGADVTMVQRSSTHIVKSDTLMDIGLGDLYSERAVASGMTTEKADLVFASLPYRIMHEFQIPLYQQMAERDADFYARLEKAGFRHDWGDDGSGLFMKYLRRGSGYYIDVGSAELVADGLVKLAQGQVSHLTATSVVLEDGTELPADLVVYATGYGSMNGWAADLISQEVADRVGKCWGLGSDTTKDPGPWEGEQRNMWKPTQQEALWFHGGNLHQSRHYSLYLALQLKARFEGIETPVYNLAPVHHLS